In Lolium rigidum isolate FL_2022 chromosome 3, APGP_CSIRO_Lrig_0.1, whole genome shotgun sequence, the genomic window AAGAAACTTTTCGCAGCATCATGCAATTTTTAATTGGTTCTATTAAAAAGGTCTAACACGCTGGTTTCTTTGCCTGCCATTTGTGTACTTTGGCCTATCCGTAATTAACTATATTCATAACTGTAATCTCAGGACAAACAAATGGAAGCTCTTGTTGATAAGCTCTGCAATAGGTTTGCTGGTGGAAATGGTATATGGCTTTACTTCTAGGATCAAATTATACTGTACATTTATGGTGTCTCGTGTGTGTTTCCATGAATGGCTAATCAACTGTCCACCTTTATGTCTATGAAACCATGAGACAATTGAACTTTGATGGCTGGAAATAGAAATTTATGAAGAAATTGCAAGCACTAACCACTTAACCAGAGATGCAATCATGTGTGAATCAGCAGTTCATGTTATTTGTGACGAATTTGGTGGAATTCTCTAGAGCTAATCTATTCAGTACATACAAGTATATGCATAGACACTGTTTTGGTCCTATGGCCATGGGCACAGATGCACATAAGAGAGAGGCTCAGCCCAAAAAATGTTGTCTTAGCTTTACCCTCTGTTTTTCAAAATAAGGTGTATAAATGTACTCAATAGTCAACGGATTGTAAGGTTGACCAATCATGTAGATAAAAATCTGAACATCTAGAATGCCGAATAGATATCAATATATCTACTGTAGAATGTATTTTCATAATCTATTAATTaaatcttgtagttgttcttattTTTGTTTATAAGATATGTCAAACCTACACTGCATTGGCTTTTGACTAAACATATACGCGTTGTTTAGAGAAAAGCAGGTAGTAAGTTCATTTATTGAGACTGCTGACTTCTTTGACTCTTTCATTTCAACCCTTTCTCCTTGAAACAGCTCTTCTTTGCTGCATTTCTTGTTTTGACCCTTTTCATTCATGAACTGCATAACTTTAGGCTTACCCCTTTCTCAGATGTTTGATTCTTTCTTTGCCTGAGTTTCAGATGTTAGGCAGTGGGAGTATATCTCTTACTGCCTCTCGCAGCTAACCTACACTGAGAAAGGCTTGAAAAAGCTCATTGATAATTTCAAGATGTTTGAGCATGCATTATCCGAAGATTC contains:
- the LOC124695866 gene encoding condensin-1 complex subunit CAP-D2-like, translated to MQFLIGSIKKDKQMEALVDKLCNRFAGGNDVRQWEYISYCLSQLTYTEKGLKKLIDNFKMFEHALSEDSVMNHFRSVIAKSNGIFGVAVY